From the Candidatus Woesearchaeota archaeon genome, the window AAGAAGGTCAAAACAAGCGCAAAGGCAAACGGCCTGAGAAAGACTTGAAACTCACGAAGCAAGAACAAAATAAGCACCACACCCATAAATATAATGGTCCCGTCTACGATCTTTTGTCTTCCCACAACGAAGGAGAATGAGTTCATTCTTTAAAACTATTCGCTCCCGAAAACTGCACATGATAAAAAAGTTTTTAAACACAAAAACGAAAGAGCACAAACGCCAATGGAGATTATCACCTTCCTCTTCATCTGCCTAGCCATTTCCTACCTGCTTGGAGAAATCTTTGAAAGCGTCAAGTTCCCCCGCGTCCTTGCACCCCTTCTTGTTGGGTTCTTCTTGACGTTCCCCCCGATCAATGCACTCGTATTCAAAAACAGCTTTGAAACACAATTCCTCGCATCTTTTGCCAAACTCGGCCTCATCTTCCTCATGTTTTACACCGGGCTTGAAATAGACGTTGGAGCAATGTTAAAAGAAGGAAAAAACACCTTCCTCATCATGTTTTTTGGCGCACTCTTCCCCTTCGCCGCCGGCTTCGTAACCCTCCACTTCTTCTTCGACCAAAGCATCCTCATCTCCATCATCGTCGCGGCACTCCTCGGCGTCTCTGCAGAAGCGGTTGCAGTGGAAATCCTCAGTGAACTCGGCATGCTCAACACCCGCCTTGGCAGGCTCATCGTTGGCGCAGGCACGCTGGACGACACCTTGGAAATTCTCATCCTCGGCGCTGTCGTGACCCTCGTGAGTGGCTCAACAACCGGCCAGTTCTCCCTTGTTATCCTCCACCTCATCATATTCTTTGCACTCATCTACCTCTCCCGCTACCTCTTCATCCCCATCATTCTCAAAATCATAGGCAAAACCACCTCGAGCTATAAGCTCCTCATCGCCAGCATCATCATGGTCCTCTTCATGAGCATTGCAGCAGAATTCCTTGACGTCGGCGTCGTGCTTGGCGCCCTTCTCGCAGGTGTTGCCATAAAATACACCCTCATCGAAGAAAAAGAAGATTCTGAACGACAAGAAATCACCTCTTCCATCCGCACACTCACCTTCGGCTTCTTTGCACCCTTCTTCTTCATCCAAGTCGGAACACAAGTACAACCAGACATCATCACCAACACTCCCGTCCTCGGCATACTCCTCACCGTCATTGTCCTCGTCTTCCAACCCCTCGGGGCAGGCAT encodes:
- a CDS encoding cation:proton antiporter, with protein sequence MEIITFLFICLAISYLLGEIFESVKFPRVLAPLLVGFFLTFPPINALVFKNSFETQFLASFAKLGLIFLMFYTGLEIDVGAMLKEGKNTFLIMFFGALFPFAAGFVTLHFFFDQSILISIIVAALLGVSAEAVAVEILSELGMLNTRLGRLIVGAGTLDDTLEILILGAVVTLVSGSTTGQFSLVILHLIIFFALIYLSRYLFIPIILKIIGKTTSSYKLLIASIIMVLFMSIAAEFLDVGVVLGALLAGVAIKYTLIEEKEDSERQEITSSIRTLTFGFFAPFFFIQVGTQVQPDIITNTPVLGILLTVIVLVFQPLGAGIGNLISKHSFFEGVATGFGLANKGGMELVASSLALQAGLISPDLFSSIVFMTFVATFISPVFFKFLAKRVEKKFKEEPLI